The genomic stretch ACAACTCATCCACATACTTCAGCACAATTGCCGCTCGATACTTCTCCGGAAGCTTTTGAATCTCCAGTTGAATCCTTTCCTTCAATTCCAGGTTCTCCAATTCTTCTTCAGGCAGCTTCTCATCTGAAGGAATCTGAGAATACATATCAAGTCCTTCAGTCCCGGCAACCTCTGCATCCAAATAGAAATCAGGTTTCTTCTTGCGAATTCGATCAATACACAGATTTGTTGCAATCCGGTATAGCCATGTCGAAAACTTACGGTTCATCTGAAATGTATGGATATTGACGTACGCCCGAAGAAAGGCTTCCTGTGCGACATCCTCAGCCTCATGGCGATCTCCAAGCATACGATAACACAATTGGAATACCTTATCTTTATAAAATTCTACTATATCCCCAAAGGCACGCTGGTCCCCATTACGCACTTGTTGGATTCTTTCTTTTATTAGTCCTTCCAAATTTTCCATCCTCCGCATTAGCGGCCTTTTTGCTTATATACGCCTGGCCTTTAAAAAAGTTTCATTAATTAACAGGAATTATAAAATTAAATGATAAAATATGTTTGTTTTTTGAAAATTATGGGTAAAAAAGGAATATATATGGTAGGTAAGGAGTGACGAATTGGAACTACATACATTAATGAAGGAT from Pradoshia eiseniae encodes the following:
- the sigW gene encoding RNA polymerase sigma factor SigW — translated: MEGLIKERIQQVRNGDQRAFGDIVEFYKDKVFQLCYRMLGDRHEAEDVAQEAFLRAYVNIHTFQMNRKFSTWLYRIATNLCIDRIRKKKPDFYLDAEVAGTEGLDMYSQIPSDEKLPEEELENLELKERIQLEIQKLPEKYRAAIVLKYVDELSLKEISEILHLPIGTVKTRIHRGRDALRKSMQSL